In the Mytilus trossulus isolate FHL-02 chromosome 1, PNRI_Mtr1.1.1.hap1, whole genome shotgun sequence genome, one interval contains:
- the LOC134696151 gene encoding mediator of RNA polymerase II transcription subunit 26-like yields MQCSPHELKEKLLKGLDEENNVVDMAAVVAVISILEKYPMSREALEQTRIGRYVNELRKKTKNEQLAKRAKKLVKNWQHLINSDNPIVNGDNGERLVHPNVASLQSPSLGSLSPAYVKSSQFKRLPGSKPNTPSLPSSKPNTPTLQQKVKPNTPAIKSKPNTPSMPQYFKQTLSPSLRSTPTSSPRLHSTPKFAISPKMTFSTDSRSPAVSPVSSCSRPSTPVDTPLRPPTSSRTENSCRLTRNMSQESLSSACSEKLPRRSKHSPELNGKAKNRNIDEKLSKTNIANRKRARKEYTDESQNKTAKIDNCVDYSKMNGAVKSSSNSNTQKTNGSLSRSPSEASLNKSFPSRKNVSLSVNTDFSMDKSNKTPKVKTTAQIIAELQARSGSASVGSDIIKQIETNQIVKESDVPESALPPGARPKRNKKRLLEQSLLDMSTPSRTHANLSQAKSDLVQKFLQTSVTPSSAVDMTPFRCDDHSESLESGKGESSVDVIDSSGGDIVYRSDEVRSREQTDQESKGIKPPSLEEIQSNLPPVDYDNVLHEDSDYDIPDRGIVSEDIIDKLHNEQWTSVNGNLDSNGEWYDWTQLFTNLSYSDEPLHILPYVLLDD; encoded by the exons GTTGTTGACATGGCAGCAGTGGTGGCTGTTATCTCCATATTGGAGAAATATCCTATGTCTAGAGAAGCACTGGAG cAAACACGAATTGGGAGATACGTAAATGAATtgagaaagaaaacaaaaaatgaacaattagCTAAAAGAGCTAAAAAGTTAGTGAAAAATTGGCAACATTTGATCAATTCTGACAATCCCATTGTAAATGGGGATAATGGTGAACGCCTTGTTCATCCAAATGTTGCTAGTTTACAAAGTCCTTCATTGGGATCATTATCACCAGCCTATGTAAAGTCTAGTCAGTTTAAAAGACTGCCAGGAAGCAAACCAAACACACCATCACTTCCTTCGTCAAAGCCAAATACACCAACATTGCAACAAAAAGTCAAACCAAATACTCCAGCCATTAAGAGCAAACCAAACACTCCAAGTATGCctcaatattttaaacaaactcTCTCTCCAAGTTTGAGATCCACACCAACATCCTCACCACGATTACATAGTACACCAAAGTTTGCAATTTCTCCAAAAATGACATTTTCCACTGATTCCAGATCACCAGCCGTGTCTCCTGTATCTTCTTGCAGTAGGCCATCAACTCCAGTAGATACTCCTCTCCGCCCACCGACTTCATCTCGAACAGAAAACTCGTGTAGATTGACTAGAAATATGTCTCAAGAAAGTTTATCAAGTGCTTGTAGTGAAAAACTTCCACGTCGTTCTAAACATTCCCCAGAACTCAACGGAAAagcaaaaaacagaaatattgatgaaaaattgtctaaaacaaatattgcaaaCAGGAAACGTGCACGAAAGGAATATACAGATGAGTCGCAGaacaaaacagcaaaaattgACAATTGTGTGGATTATTCAAAAATGAATGGTGCTGTAAAATCCAGTTCAAATAGCAATACGCAAAAAACAAATGGCTCATTATCGCGAAGTCCATCTGAAGCtagtttaaataaaagttttccTTCAAGGAAAAATGTAAGTCTGTCTGTAAATACCGACTTTTCAATGGACAAGTCTAACAAAACTCCAAAAGTGAAAACAACTGCACAAATAATTGCTGAACTTCAAGCCAGAAGTGGGAGTGCATCTGTTGGCAgtgatataataaaacaaatagaaacTAATCAAATTGTGAAGGAAAGTGACGTCCCAGAATCAGCACTGCCACCTGGTGCCAGACCAAAACGTAATAAAAAGAGGCTTTTAGAACAGTCTTTACTTGATATGTCCACACCAAGTAGAACCCATGCAAATTTAAGTCAGGCAAAGTCAGACCTTGTCCAAAAATTTCTACAAACATCTGTAACACCGAGTTCAGCGGTGGACATGACTCCTTTTAGATGTGATGACCATAGTGAATCTCTGGAGAGTGGAAAAGGTGAATCTAGTGTTGATGTTATAGATAGTTCAGGTGGAGATATTGTTTATCGGTCAGATGAAGTCCGATCACGTGAACAAACTGATCAAGAATCTAAAGGCATTAAACCTCCTTCATTAGAAGAAATTCAAAGTAATCTCCCACCGGTTGATTATGATAATGTGTTACATGAAGACAGTGATTATGATATTCCAGATCGAGGCATTGTTTCTGAAGACATAATTGATAAACTGCATAATGAACAATGGACTAGTGTGAATGGAAATCTTGATTCAAATGGCGAGTGGTATGACTGGAcacaattatttacaaatttatcatATTCAGATGAACCATTACATATTTTGCCATATGTTCTCTTAGATGATTGA